A single Marinitoga aeolica DNA region contains:
- a CDS encoding DUF2194 domain-containing protein — MKKNILIFLIFLMTITLFGQKDLLLLYKKSEQYGEFMFKYHIIPILEKYHINYELKNIEDMNYYRIDNSKYFGVITWYYSPNLKNSHLYLRQLSSFVENGGFFFFFNNLGVTSDIREINNLLNKIGIHYMYGYRELKNYTVNYKKEYFLTSPPTSLKEPVERYVVFGNNDEILLSYKANNNMEYPMIILSKNGGGAIFGSFINEKGDIILNIEKIISSLINQKVGIEDKVLIIKTKFDNMQYLKSQQELYKIFEYAKINYESINVNEFYNLSLIDLIPYKYIIWDTDAEYVETRTIKNFIENGGTFIFTTLLSNTPWKEGIKNESISISKIIFVKDLFPIGNMKNGESIIERYFNISFNIDLSKENIVLAYLGGNDIKVPAIWYKKVDSGYMGYIYPGIIVKELRGLILQSILEMQDVSIAGILNSFIFYIDDFPLPSYNVKKAKVDNKMITDDEYYYNIWWPSIKVFAEEYNIKYTFVTPLSYNGSSTPPFEFTEFFVSKNNNPYKAMREIDKSDFELGLHGYNHNSLTKDRWANPENIISSLNAAKRFISEILGHPVVISSYVAPNNIIDEFGAKNLLKAIPTIKTIGTSYEGKNEFSEYRITNNFVVVIPRSTYGYYPLKRIYLSTINTLANFGTFQHFIHPDDLFATDRNPENRSWDEMYNNLRTFYDTIKQKFPWLRNQTASEAYPYFFDYLIQTVKYYWKNNGLNVILPDSTIFPKYFMIKSKKIIKKVNGGKIVKYYRENRLYIIEMNKSIMHIDFMDVRK, encoded by the coding sequence ATGAAAAAAAATATTTTGATTTTCTTGATATTTCTTATGACAATAACTTTATTTGGGCAAAAGGATTTATTATTATTGTATAAAAAATCAGAACAATATGGAGAATTTATGTTTAAATACCATATAATACCTATTTTAGAAAAATATCATATAAATTATGAACTAAAAAATATAGAAGATATGAACTATTATAGGATTGATAATAGTAAATATTTTGGTGTTATTACATGGTATTATTCTCCAAATTTAAAAAATTCACATTTATATTTAAGGCAATTATCGAGTTTTGTAGAAAATGGTGGTTTTTTCTTTTTCTTTAATAATTTAGGTGTAACATCAGACATTAGAGAAATAAATAATTTATTAAATAAAATCGGAATTCATTATATGTATGGATATCGTGAATTAAAAAATTACACAGTTAATTATAAAAAAGAGTATTTTTTAACTAGTCCACCAACTTCATTAAAAGAACCTGTTGAAAGATATGTTGTTTTTGGTAATAATGATGAAATTTTATTATCCTATAAAGCAAATAATAACATGGAATATCCTATGATAATATTATCAAAAAATGGTGGTGGTGCAATATTTGGAAGTTTTATAAATGAGAAAGGTGATATTATTTTAAATATTGAGAAAATAATATCAAGTTTAATTAATCAAAAAGTTGGTATTGAGGATAAGGTTTTAATTATAAAAACAAAGTTTGATAATATGCAATATTTAAAATCACAGCAAGAATTGTATAAAATATTTGAATATGCAAAGATAAATTATGAATCTATTAATGTAAATGAATTTTATAACCTGTCTTTAATAGATTTAATCCCATATAAATATATTATATGGGATACAGATGCCGAATATGTTGAAACTCGAACAATAAAAAATTTTATTGAAAATGGAGGAACTTTTATATTTACAACACTCCTTTCCAATACACCATGGAAAGAAGGAATAAAAAATGAATCTATTAGTATATCTAAAATAATATTTGTAAAAGATTTATTTCCTATTGGGAATATGAAAAATGGAGAAAGCATCATTGAAAGATATTTTAATATCTCTTTTAATATAGACCTTTCTAAGGAAAATATAGTTTTAGCTTATTTAGGTGGTAATGATATAAAAGTTCCAGCAATATGGTATAAAAAAGTAGATTCTGGATATATGGGGTATATATATCCGGGAATTATTGTGAAAGAATTAAGAGGGTTAATTTTACAATCAATTTTAGAAATGCAGGATGTTTCAATTGCTGGTATATTAAATTCATTCATTTTTTATATAGATGATTTTCCTTTACCTTCATATAATGTAAAAAAAGCAAAAGTTGATAATAAAATGATTACAGATGATGAATATTATTACAATATATGGTGGCCATCTATAAAAGTATTTGCTGAAGAATATAATATAAAATATACGTTTGTTACGCCATTGAGTTATAATGGTTCAAGTACTCCGCCTTTTGAATTTACAGAGTTTTTTGTCAGTAAGAACAATAATCCTTATAAAGCTATGAGGGAAATTGATAAATCCGATTTTGAGCTTGGACTTCATGGGTATAATCATAATTCCTTAACTAAGGATAGATGGGCCAATCCTGAAAATATTATATCAAGTTTGAATGCGGCGAAAAGATTTATAAGTGAAATACTTGGGCACCCTGTAGTTATAAGCAGTTATGTGGCACCAAACAATATTATAGATGAATTTGGAGCAAAAAATTTATTAAAAGCAATACCAACAATAAAAACAATAGGTACATCATATGAAGGGAAAAATGAATTTTCTGAATATAGAATCACAAATAATTTTGTGGTGGTTATTCCACGATCGACATATGGTTATTATCCTTTAAAAAGAATATATTTATCAACTATAAATACCTTGGCGAATTTTGGAACATTTCAACATTTTATACATCCAGATGATTTATTTGCAACAGATAGAAATCCTGAGAATAGATCATGGGATGAAATGTATAATAATTTGAGAACATTTTATGATACAATAAAACAGAAGTTCCCATGGTTAAGAAATCAAACGGCTTCTGAAGCGTATCCATATTTTTTTGATTATTTAATTCAGACTGTAAAATATTATTGGAAAAATAACGGATTAAATGTGATATTA
- the pelG gene encoding exopolysaccharide Pel transporter PelG has translation MAGVGFRLNKMFHKGGVSTDLLAIAYSVVVSSGPWIITTISLWIILNFFKITNLYFNIAIVYSFVFSIIISGLFIMFESRRISDLIYMKQYKKIIPEVMGMLVYAILFTILFLLVFFLFNKHELWFVLSFAYLFISLLTLWIISIASVSTDAVNWYIMAYLIMGFFSIILSNYFGSENNPLGYILGYAFGVNIGTFVHYMITLIYFGTEMNITFEWMKEIKKYWQNIFIGFTYYLALWIDDFITWHSKNFGEIPLKGFHFSFIYDSPMFLAYLTIIPTATMFILVLETRFYKTYKLFYDSLIEGYNYSEILIRQKNMEKELKFDINLTVRVQIIITLILFFLNEMNLLPFVSEMFKPVLRLGLIGAMMNSFYLMIMLLLLYFDFRNIALYLNIGVFLINFLLSIIFINKFGYYTLGASYSFAFAIGTFIGYKILIKNVQNLIKIEYYRQKLAVEEGFYIKYSDIKKIMGEER, from the coding sequence TTGGCTGGAGTTGGTTTTAGATTAAATAAAATGTTCCATAAAGGTGGTGTATCTACAGATTTATTAGCTATTGCCTATTCTGTGGTGGTTTCATCTGGCCCATGGATAATTACAACGATCTCTTTATGGATAATATTAAATTTTTTTAAAATTACAAATCTTTATTTTAATATAGCTATAGTATATTCTTTTGTATTTTCTATAATAATTTCAGGATTATTTATTATGTTTGAATCAAGGCGAATCTCTGATCTGATTTATATGAAACAGTATAAAAAAATTATACCAGAAGTGATGGGAATGCTGGTATATGCTATTTTATTTACAATTCTATTTTTACTTGTGTTTTTTCTATTCAACAAACATGAATTATGGTTTGTTTTATCCTTTGCCTATTTGTTCATTTCTTTATTAACATTGTGGATAATTTCTATAGCTTCTGTTTCTACAGATGCAGTAAATTGGTATATAATGGCATATTTGATTATGGGGTTTTTCTCTATAATACTTTCTAATTATTTTGGATCTGAGAATAATCCATTGGGATATATTTTGGGATATGCGTTTGGGGTTAATATTGGGACGTTCGTTCATTATATGATAACTTTAATTTATTTTGGAACTGAAATGAATATAACTTTCGAATGGATGAAAGAGATAAAGAAGTATTGGCAAAATATTTTTATAGGATTTACATATTATTTGGCATTGTGGATTGATGATTTTATCACATGGCATTCTAAGAATTTTGGAGAAATTCCATTAAAAGGTTTTCATTTTTCTTTTATTTATGATAGTCCGATGTTCTTAGCTTACCTGACAATAATTCCTACAGCTACAATGTTTATACTGGTTTTGGAAACAAGATTTTATAAAACATATAAATTATTTTATGATTCACTTATAGAAGGTTATAACTATTCCGAAATTCTTATTAGACAAAAAAATATGGAAAAGGAATTAAAATTCGATATAAATTTAACAGTAAGAGTTCAGATAATTATTACCCTTATATTATTTTTTTTGAATGAAATGAATTTATTACCTTTTGTGTCAGAAATGTTTAAACCAGTTTTAAGACTTGGATTGATTGGTGCTATGATGAATTCGTTTTACTTAATGATTATGTTGTTACTTTTATATTTTGATTTTAGAAATATAGCTTTATATTTGAATATAGGCGTTTTTTTGATAAATTTTCTTTTAAGTATAATATTTATTAATAAATTTGGGTATTATACATTAGGAGCAAGTTATTCCTTTGCATTTGCAATAGGGACTTTTATAGGCTATAAAATATTAATTAAAAATGTTCAAAACTTAATTAAAATAGAATATTATAGACAAAAATTAGCAGTTGAAGAAGGTTTTTACATTAAATATAGTGATATAAAAAAAATAATGGGGGAAGAGAGATGA